The Aspergillus luchuensis IFO 4308 DNA, chromosome 7, nearly complete sequence genome has a segment encoding these proteins:
- a CDS encoding phospholipid:diacylglycerol acyltransferase (COG:I;~EggNog:ENOG410PGW1;~InterPro:IPR003386,IPR029058;~PFAM:PF02450;~TransMembrane:1 (i52-70o);~go_function: GO:0008374 - O-acyltransferase activity [Evidence IEA];~go_process: GO:0006629 - lipid metabolic process [Evidence IEA]) — MLRRRVAKDKDGASASPSPSDSRDIPDSTASAQKKPKGESFVTKPRSKRRNGLIFVLGGLFGVLVAVLFANQQDVISLDSIMDLNLESLMDVMPQGLLSDVREFTQHERDTVNYDSFSVGLHLQAEGVHAKHPIVMIPGVISTGLESWGTDANSRQYFRRRLWGSWSMMRALVLDKTEWKNHIMLDKETGLDPPGIKLRAAQGFDATDFFITGYWIWNKILENLATIGYDPTNAFTAAYDWRLSYPNLERRDQYFSRLKSYIETAVQVGGEKVTLASHSMGSQVVLYFLKWVEHPDHGAGGRDWVNNHIANWINISGCMLGAVKGLTAVLSGEMRDTAQLNAFAVYGLEKFLSKEERAEIFRAMPGISSMLPKGGEAVWGNATWAPDDLPDQSQSFGTVLNFRETNSSHTSKNMTVTESLNYLFDESESWYRDQVLSSYSHGVAHTAREVEENENNPRTWLNPLEARLPLAPDLKIYCFYGVGKPTERSYYYQEERDPLVNLNVSIDTTVTNNDGVDHGVLMGEGDGTVNLLSTGYMCAKGWRMKRYNPAGVQVKVFEMPHEPDRFSPRGGPNTGMPQKPPLASPFPPFRRIISDMREYIGDHVDILGRASLNDLILRVAGGQGDQIEETFVSRIKEYADRVQVFDDE; from the exons ATGCTCCGCCGTCGTGtggccaaggacaaggacgGTGCGTCCGCATCGCCGTCCCCGTCCGACTCCCGCGACATCCCCGACTCGACTGCGTCGGCGCAGAAGAAACCCAAAGGAGAGTCGTTTGTCACCAAACCTCGGAGTAAACGGCGCAATGGTCTTATCTTCGTCCTGGGTGGCTTGTTTGGTGTCCTCGTGGCCGTCCTCTTCGCCAACCAGCAGGATGTGATTAGTCTGGATAGCATAATGGATCTGAACTTGGAGTCGTTGATGGATGTTATGCCTCAGGGATTGCTCTCGGATGTCAGGGAATTCACG CAACATGAACGCGACACCGTCAACTACGACTCCTTCTCCGTCGGTCTGCACCTCCAAGCCGAAGGCGTCCACGCCAAACACCCCATTGTCATGATCCCCGGCGTCATCTCGACCGGCCTCGAGAGCTGGGGCACCGACGCAAACTCCCGCCAGTACTTCCGTCGCAGACTCTGGGGTAGTTGGAGTATGATGCGCGCACTGGTCCTCGACAAGACCGAATGGAAGAACCACATTATGCTAGACAAGGAAACCGGCCTGGATCCCCCCGGCATCAAGCTCCGCGCCGCGCAGGGCTTTGACGCTaccgacttcttcatcaccggCTACTGGATCTGGAACAAGATCCTCGAGAACCTCGCAACGATCGGCTACGACCCGACCAACGCCTTCACCGCCGCCTACGACTGGCGCCTCTCGTACCCCAACCTCGAGCGCCGCGACCAGTACTTCAGCCGACTGAAATCCTACATCGAGACCGCCGTCCAGGTCGGCGGCGAGAAAGTCACCCTCGCGTCACACAGCATGGGCTCACAGGTGGTCCTGTACTTCCTCAAATGGGTCGAGCACCCGGACCACGGCGCCGGCGGCCGCGACTGGGTCAACAACCACATCGCCAACTGGATCAACATCAGCGGATGCATGCTGGGCGCCGTGAAGGGCCTAACGGCCGTCCTCTCCGGCGAGATGCGCGACACCGCCCAACTCAACGCCTTCGCCGTCTACGGGCTCGAAAAGTTCCTCTCCAAGGAAGAACGCGCCGAGATCTTCCGCGCCATGCCCGGCATCAGCAGCATGCTTCCCAAGGGCGGCGAAGCCGTCTGGGGCAATGCAACCTGGGCCCCGGATGACCTGCCCGACCAGTCCCAGTCCTTCGGCACCGTGCTCAACTTCCGCGAAACCAACTCCTCCCACACCAGCAAGAACATGACCGTCACCGAAAGTCTCAACTACCTCTTCGACGAATCCGAGTCCTGGTACCGCGACCAGGTGCTCAGCAGCTACTCCCACGGCGTGGCTCACACAGCCCGCGAAGTCGAAGAGAACGAAAACAACCCCCGCACATGGCTCAACCCCCTCGAAGCCCGGCTCCCGCTCGCCCCGGACCTTAAAATCTACTGCTTCTACGGCGTCGGAAAACCCACCGAGCggagctactactaccaggAAGAACGTGACCCCTTGGTCAACCTAAACGTCAGCATCGACACGACAGTAACCAACAACGACGGCGTCGATCACGGCGTCCTCATGGGCGAGGGCGACGGCACCGTCAATCTCCTGAGCACGGGCTACATGTGCGCCAAGGGCTGGCGCATGAAACGGTACAACCCTGCCGGGGTACAAGTCAAGGTCTTTGAGATGCCGCATGAACCGGATCGCTTCTCGCCCCGTGGTGGTCCGAATACAGGTATGCCCCAAAAACCCCCCTTAGCATCTCCCTTTCCACCCTTCCGGAGAATTATTTCTGATATGAGAGAGTATATAGGCGACCACGTCGACATCCTCGGCCGCGCATCCCTCAatgacctcatcctccgcgtAGCAGGCGGCCAAGGAGACCAGATCGAAGAGACGTTCGTCTCGCGGATTAAGGAGTACGCGGATCGGGTACAGGtttttgatgatgaatga
- the IPC1 gene encoding phosphatase PAP2 family protein (COG:I;~EggNog:ENOG410PJZF;~InterPro:IPR026841,IPR000326;~PFAM:PF01569,PF14378;~TransMembrane:8 (i77-96o102-120i127-144o185-207i214-233o281-301i308-324o330-348i)), with amino-acid sequence MNSTLPSWKDRTQNQFGKLQIQVPWRSIQLLVPHRMRRKIRSKLRSRLSPTSSISSLQTSFSPMDTLRSLQSHRWTLYDFQYLLLLILLIFSLSVMGSPGPLGKTAMFTLLLLSLLLPITRQFFLPFLPIAGWLIFFYACQFVPSDWRPAIWVRVLPALENILYGANISNILSAHQNVVLDVLAWLPYGICHYGAPFVCSLIMFIFGPPGTTPLFARTFGYISMTAVAIQLFFPCSPPWYENLYGLAPADYSMPGNPAGLARIDKLFGIDLYTSGFRQSPVVFGAFPSLHAADSTLAALFMSHVFPRLKPLFVTYTLWMWWATMYLSHHYAVDLVGGGLLATVAFYFAKTRFLPRVQSDKTFRWDYDYVEIGDSAREYGYDLAAYDGDFNLDSDEWTVGSSSSISSGSLSPVDDHYTWEGESLASPIADVESGRHMLSA; translated from the exons ATGAATTCCACCCTTCCTTCTTGGAAGGACCGCACGCAGAATCAGTTCGGCAAGCTTCAGATCCAGGTACCATGGCGGTCGATCCAGCTCCTCGTCCCGCATCGCATGCGACGGAAGATTCGCTCCAAGCTTCGCAGCAGGCTTTCTCCGACATCTTCGATATCGTCTCTGCAAACGTCCTTTTCGCCCATGGATACGCTCCGATCACTGCAGAGCCATCGTTGGACGCTATATGATTTTCAATACTTGCTCCTGCTGATCCTTCTGATCTTCTCCCTGAGTGTGATGGGATCTCCTGGGCCTTTGGGGAAGACGGCGATGTTTACCCTgcttctcctttctctcctaCTCCCGATTACACGCCAATTCTTCTTGCCGTTCCTTCCAATTGCGGGGtggctgatcttcttctacgCCTGCCA ATTCGTTCCAAGCGATTGGCGCCCGGCTATCTGGGTCCGCGTGCTTCCGGCCCTGGAAAACATCCTCTACGGAGCGAACATCAGCAACATTCTGTCTGCTCATCAGAACGTTGTCTTGGACGTGCTGGCGTGGCTGCCTTATGGCATTTGTCACTATGGCGCACCATTTGTCTGCTCGCTCATCATGTTCATTTTCGGTCCTCCCGGCACGACTCCCCTCTTTGCACGGACGTTCGGTTACATCAGCATGACTGCTGTCGCCATCCAGCTGTTTTTCCCCTGCTCGCCTCCGTGGTACGAGAACCTCTACGGGCTGGCACCGGCCGACTACTCCATGCCGGGTAACCCCGCGGGTCTTGCTCGCATCGACAAGCTTTTCGGAATCGACCTGTACACCTCGGGCTTCAGGCAGTCCCCTGTCGTGTTCGGTGCTTTCCCCTCTCTGCACGCTGCGGACTCGACTCTGGCCGCTTTGTTCATGAGCCATGTCTTCCCGCGGCTGAAGCCCTTGTTCGTGACTTACACcctgtggatgtggtgggcAACCATGTACCTGTCGCACCACTATGCAGTGGATTTGGTCGGTGGTGGCCTCCTGGCTACGGTTGCATTCTACTTCGCCAAGACCCGATTCCTCCCGCGCGTCCAGAGCGACAAGACTTTCCGCTGGGACTATGACTACGTGGAGATCGGAGATTCTGCTCGCGAATATGGCTACGACTTGGCTGCCTACGACGGCGACTTCAACCTTGACAGCGATGAGTGGACGGTTGgatcgtcatcctccatctcttctgGCTCCCTGAGCCCGGTGGACGACCACTACACCTGGGAAGGAGAGTCTTTGGCGTCGCCCATCGCCGATGTCGAGTCTGGCAGACATATGCTCAGTGCTTAA